From Candidatus Methylomirabilota bacterium:
ACATCCGGAGGAGGAGCCACCCGTCGGCAAAGCGGGTGATATTGGTCGTCCCGTAGGAGCGCTCGCGATAGCGGACGGGAATCTCCACGATGCGGAGGTTGAGCTTGGCCGCGCCGAAGATCAGATCGAAATCGCCGAACGGATCGAAGTCGCCGAAATGCGCCCGGCCGGCCGCGAGCCGGGCGTAGTCGTCGCGCCAGATGAGCTTGGTGCCGCACAGGGTGTCCTTGATCGGCTGGCCGATGAGCCGGGAAAGGAGCAATCCGAAGAAGCGATTGCCGAGGAGGTTGAGGAAGCGCATGGCCTGCGGGTCCATGCCATAGACGAGGCGCGAGCCCATGGCGAACTCCCCCGCCCCCGAGACCATGGCCTCGTAGAACTGCGGCAGGTCCTCGGGGGCGACGGAGAGATCGGCATCGAGGATCATCAGCATGTCGCCGGCGGCGTGGGCGAAGCCCAGCCGGACCGCGTCGCCTTTGCCCTTGCCGCTCTGCGCGAGGACCTTGATGTCCCGCTCGGGATAGCTGGTGACCATGCGGCGGCACTCCTCGAGGGTGCCGTCGCTCGAATGGCCCTCGACGAAGATGAGCTCCGTCTCCGCGCCGAGCCGAGGGAGGCGTCGGACCACCTGCTCGATATTCCCCTTCTCGTTGCGGCACGGACAGACGACGGTGACGCGCGGGGCCTGAGCGAAGCCTCGCGGCGACGGCCGCGCCACCACCCAGTTCGTCCACACGAGCTGGCGCAGGACGGGCAGGTGCGCGAGGAATCGGTTCGCGAGCCGGCTCAACGGCCCGAGGGCCAGGGGCAGCAGGATATGGCCACGCACCCGCACCGTCTCGAAGCCCGTCAGGCGCAGGAGGTTCTGGACGTCCTCCACGGTCGTCCAGTTGAGGTAGGGCAGCGGCGCCTTGAGGCCGAGCCGGACGAGCAGATTGATCACGGGCTGCCAGAGCCGGCTATACCAGTTGACGACGATCCGCGTCCTCGGATGGCAGAGCGGGGCCATGCGCTCCAGCACGGCCCGGATGTCGTAGAGGTAGCCGAGGAGGTCCGACAGGATGATGTAGTCGAACGTCTGGCCGGGCAGCGAGAGCCGCTCGGCCGGCATCCAGTGGAAGGACAGCCGCGGGTGACGGGCCGCGGCCCGCCGGATCATCTCGCCCGAAAGATCGACGCCCACGCCCACGCTGGGCTCGAGCGCGGCGAGGAGGTCGCCGGTTCCGCAGCCGACCTCGAGCACCCGAGCCCCGCGGGGAATGTAGAAGCGCGCGATCGAGGCCACGGTACGGTGATAGCCCGAGTTTCGCTTTCGCCAGGCCTCGACCTCGGCGGCATGGTGATCGAAGAATGCCTCGAAGGCCGGCAGGTACTCGTCCAGGTCGGCGGGCGGCCGCTCGCTTCGGATCGCCCGGACCCACCGCTCGGGGGCGAGGGGCTCAGCGCTCGGCATGGTCGGAGGGCACGACGCCCGTCACCGCTCTTGCGATCTCCCCGCCGCGACGTACCACTCGACGGTGCGCGCGAGGCCGACCTCGAACGGGGTCCGGGCGCGGAAGCCGAAGGCCCGCTCGGCGCGGCTCGTGTCGAGACAGCGGCGAGGCTGACCGTCCGGGCGGCGCGCATCCCACACGAGGTCACCGGCATAGCCGGTGGCCTTGCGGACGAGCTCGGCGAGGTCCCGCATGGAAATCTCCGAGCCCGAGCCGAGATTGACCGGCGCGCTGCCGGCATGGCGCTCGGCGGCCAGCAGCACGGCCTCGGCCGCGTCCTCCACGTAGAGGAAATCGCGCGACGGCTTCCCCGTGCCCCAGCACGTGACCGTAGGGGATTGTGCCCGCTTGGCCTCGAGGCACTTGCGGATGAGGGCGGGGATGACGTGCGAGGTCTCGAGATCGAAATTGTCCCGGGGACCGTAGAGATTGGTGGGGAGCAGGTTGATGGCGTTGAAGCCGTACTCCTCCGCGTAGGCCTGCGACTGGACGATCAGCATCTTCTTGGCGATGCCGTAGGGGGCATTGGTCTCCTCGGGATAGCCCTTCCACAGATCGTCTTCGTTGAAGGGCACCGGCGTGAGCTTGGGATAGGAGCAGACGGTCCCCACCGCCACGAACTTCTCGACGCCGTGGCGCCGCCCCTCCTCCATCATCTGCGCGCCCATCATGAGGTTCTTGTAGAAGAACTGGCCCGGATGCCGCTGATTGGCGCCGATGCCGCCCACCGTCGCGGCAAGATGGATGACGAGGTGCGGTCGCGCGTCGGCATACAGGCGCCGGACGGCAGCGCCGTCGATCAGGTCATAGTCCCGGCTGCGCGGGACCACCACCTCCCCCGTGCGGTTCGCCTTCAAGCGCTCCACGATGAAGGAGCCGAAGAATCCGGCGCCGCCGGTCACGAGCACGCGCCGCGCGGCCCAGAAGCCGTCTCCCCGCGCGTCACTCATTCTCTGATCTTACACGATGGTGCCGAAATATCGGTCCATGCGCAGGGGCACGGGCCG
This genomic window contains:
- a CDS encoding glycosyltransferase, producing MPSAEPLAPERWVRAIRSERPPADLDEYLPAFEAFFDHHAAEVEAWRKRNSGYHRTVASIARFYIPRGARVLEVGCGTGDLLAALEPSVGVGVDLSGEMIRRAAARHPRLSFHWMPAERLSLPGQTFDYIILSDLLGYLYDIRAVLERMAPLCHPRTRIVVNWYSRLWQPVINLLVRLGLKAPLPYLNWTTVEDVQNLLRLTGFETVRVRGHILLPLALGPLSRLANRFLAHLPVLRQLVWTNWVVARPSPRGFAQAPRVTVVCPCRNEKGNIEQVVRRLPRLGAETELIFVEGHSSDGTLEECRRMVTSYPERDIKVLAQSGKGKGDAVRLGFAHAAGDMLMILDADLSVAPEDLPQFYEAMVSGAGEFAMGSRLVYGMDPQAMRFLNLLGNRFFGLLLSRLIGQPIKDTLCGTKLIWRDDYARLAAGRAHFGDFDPFGDFDLIFGAAKLNLRIVEIPVRYRERSYGTTNITRFADGWLLLRMSAKAANRLFFAA
- a CDS encoding GDP-L-fucose synthase, whose product is MSDARGDGFWAARRVLVTGGAGFFGSFIVERLKANRTGEVVVPRSRDYDLIDGAAVRRLYADARPHLVIHLAATVGGIGANQRHPGQFFYKNLMMGAQMMEEGRRHGVEKFVAVGTVCSYPKLTPVPFNEDDLWKGYPEETNAPYGIAKKMLIVQSQAYAEEYGFNAINLLPTNLYGPRDNFDLETSHVIPALIRKCLEAKRAQSPTVTCWGTGKPSRDFLYVEDAAEAVLLAAERHAGSAPVNLGSGSEISMRDLAELVRKATGYAGDLVWDARRPDGQPRRCLDTSRAERAFGFRARTPFEVGLARTVEWYVAAGRSQER